In the genome of Mesotoga sp. UBA6090, the window TCAAAGATCATGTGAAGAAGGAGATATAGATGAATGAAATTCTGTGGTTTGTAATGCTGGTAGTAAACTTCGGTTTGATTACCCTAGCATACAGATGGTGGGGAAAGACCGGACTTTACGTATGGATAGCCATTACCGCGATAATTGCTAACGTCCAGGTAATCAAGACCGTTTCTCTCTTCTGGATGGCTGCCACTCTCGGCAATATTGTATATGCGACCTCTTTTCTCGCTACAGACATCCTATCGGAAAACCACGGAAAGAAAGAGGCCAGGAAGGCCGTCTACGTCGGATTTTTCTCTCTAATATCTGTTACTGTGATTATGCAGATTGCGCTCGCCTTCGAGCCCCACCCTTCGGACTTTTCGCAAGAACACCTTTCAGTGGTATTTGGTCTCCTTCCTCGTATCGCTCTTGCGAGCCTTGCCGCATACTGGTGCTCTCAGCTGCATG includes:
- a CDS encoding queuosine precursor transporter, which translates into the protein MNEILWFVMLVVNFGLITLAYRWWGKTGLYVWIAITAIIANVQVIKTVSLFWMAATLGNIVYATSFLATDILSENHGKKEARKAVYVGFFSLISVTVIMQIALAFEPHPSDFSQEHLSVVFGLLPRIALASLAAYWCSQLHDIWAYDFWKKRFPDKRHIWIRNNASTMISQLIDTAVFTVIAFAGVFSTSVWWQIFWSTYILKWVVAVLDTPFIYLARKMKDEGKIKDLVP